The Nitrospirales bacterium genome includes a window with the following:
- a CDS encoding DEAD/DEAH box helicase produces MDASALSSFHPIIAEWFRSQVGEPSDVQIASWPVIASGQHTLIAAPTGSGKTLAAFLTCIDTLLKQALSCELADQTQIVYVSPLKALSHDVQKNLQEPLAQMTQCALSAGYLVPDLRVEVRTGDTPPSVRQRMLVHSPHILITTPETLYLMLTARKSREILTNVQTVIVDEIHALAPNKRGTHLALSLERLAALCPKPPVRIGLSATQRPLELIADFLVGQGAVGNAVERNLPARSSCQIVDVGQKRELHLTVEVPRDELGAVATNAMWEEIYDRIAELAREHHTTLVFVNTRRLAERIAHHLTERLGEDKVMAHHGSLSRKIRLSAEDRLKTGQLQVMVATASLELGIDIGHVDLVCQIGSPRAIATCMQRIGRAGHWVGATPKGRLFCTTRDDLVECAATVYAIRQGNLDPATVPLESVDILAQQLVAEVAAQERSVDDLYRLCSRAYPYQNLTRDMFENVLQMVAEGYVPGRRRQQAYVFHDRVQQKVRPRRGARLAAITSGGAIPDTATYAVVAEPEGKVVGSVDEDFAVESLAGDIILLGTSSWRIRGIETGRVRVEDAHGAPPNIPFWRGEAPSRTKELSNEVARLRERVSRSLEESSNSVQAKTILQAECGVDEAGADQIVAYVQDGKQVLGAVPTQERIIAERFFDEAGGMQLVIHSPYGGRVNRAWGLALRKRFCLNFDFELQAAATDEGLVLSLGEKHSFPLDAIFSFLNSQTVRDVLIQAVLASPLFITRWRWNISRSLALLRFQKGKKVPLHIQRMRAEDLLGAVFPMATACQDNHVGDVPIPDHPLVQETVRDCLTEAMDIDGLIRLLQRMESGEVQCVAIESPAPSPFAHEILNANPYAFLDDAPLEERRARAVNLRQVLPSDIGGTLGSLDPKAIAAVIEEAWPMVRDADELHEVLHLLVWVPEEMSASWKPYLHELLESKRALIVGIKSEQNDEIPLRRGWVTTEQFSAVQAVFPSVEILAPEQLELLPVVADVPTIEEANAVLHIVQGWMESCGPVTVRELSSALYLPQSAVRQALLHLEGQGQVLRGQYRSEMSSFPFNGDSSIAGFEESHGKLEEWCGRRLLARIHRKTVSSLRKEIEPVSAADFMRFLFRWQHRAPGSQLHGEPGLQEVITQLAGFETAASSWEPSILKERVSNYKPELLDMLCLRGTVAWGRLTPPYKAPNTSPESRKKDENALFQVEARRSVPRRISPTSLAPISFFLREDLAWHLALNRHRLHNANSGLRQILSSVAQDVLQCMESRGASFFTDLTGTTGHLASEVEQALWELVAVGLVTSDGFDNLRALLNPKRRNAYGKERKQRPRHSAGRWDLLLPSRRPPEESFTTDQIHEKWAKQLLIRYGVVFRDVLKRESSAMTWRELLIQFRRLEWRGEIRGGRFVNGFTGEQYALPEAVESLRAVRRDPRSSAQDIHISAADPLNLVGIILPGEKVPANTSKVICFRNGVPVSDDRSVVALG; encoded by the coding sequence ATGGACGCCTCAGCCCTTTCTTCTTTTCATCCCATCATCGCTGAATGGTTCCGGTCGCAGGTGGGTGAGCCGAGTGATGTGCAGATCGCCAGTTGGCCGGTGATTGCTTCCGGGCAGCATACGTTGATTGCGGCGCCGACGGGTTCAGGGAAAACACTGGCGGCGTTTTTGACGTGCATCGATACGCTTCTCAAGCAGGCCTTGTCTTGTGAGTTAGCCGATCAAACGCAGATTGTTTATGTCTCCCCACTTAAAGCCTTGAGTCATGATGTGCAGAAGAATCTGCAGGAACCGCTGGCGCAGATGACGCAATGCGCATTGTCGGCCGGCTATCTCGTTCCGGATTTACGCGTTGAGGTGCGAACCGGCGACACGCCGCCGTCGGTGCGTCAGCGCATGCTCGTGCATTCTCCCCATATTCTGATTACCACTCCGGAAACCTTGTACCTCATGCTGACGGCGCGTAAGAGCCGTGAAATTCTGACGAATGTGCAGACGGTCATCGTGGATGAAATTCATGCCTTGGCTCCCAATAAACGGGGAACCCATTTGGCATTGTCGCTTGAGCGATTGGCGGCGCTCTGTCCCAAGCCTCCTGTGCGAATCGGTTTGTCCGCGACGCAACGACCTCTGGAACTTATTGCCGATTTCCTCGTTGGCCAAGGCGCTGTCGGCAATGCCGTTGAGCGGAATTTACCGGCGCGATCGTCGTGTCAGATCGTCGATGTCGGACAAAAGCGCGAACTTCATTTAACGGTTGAGGTTCCTCGTGATGAATTGGGAGCCGTCGCAACGAATGCGATGTGGGAGGAGATTTACGATCGCATTGCCGAGTTGGCCCGTGAACATCACACGACGTTAGTGTTCGTCAATACACGACGGTTAGCGGAACGTATCGCTCATCATTTAACTGAACGTTTGGGTGAAGACAAAGTGATGGCGCACCATGGCAGCCTTTCTCGAAAGATTCGATTGTCCGCCGAAGATCGTCTGAAGACAGGGCAGCTTCAAGTGATGGTAGCCACCGCTTCACTCGAACTGGGTATTGATATCGGCCATGTGGATCTGGTGTGTCAGATAGGTTCGCCTCGCGCGATTGCGACCTGTATGCAGCGAATCGGCCGGGCCGGGCACTGGGTTGGCGCGACGCCCAAAGGCCGCTTGTTTTGCACGACACGGGATGATCTCGTCGAATGTGCTGCCACGGTCTACGCGATACGGCAAGGCAATTTAGATCCCGCGACGGTTCCACTTGAGTCCGTCGATATTCTGGCTCAACAACTCGTGGCAGAAGTGGCGGCGCAGGAACGCTCGGTTGATGACCTGTATCGACTATGTTCTCGTGCCTATCCTTATCAAAATCTCACCAGGGACATGTTCGAAAACGTGCTCCAGATGGTGGCAGAGGGGTATGTGCCCGGACGCCGCCGTCAGCAAGCGTATGTCTTTCATGATCGTGTGCAGCAGAAGGTTCGCCCGCGCCGTGGCGCGAGACTTGCCGCCATCACTTCTGGCGGCGCGATACCAGACACCGCCACCTATGCGGTCGTGGCGGAGCCGGAAGGCAAAGTTGTGGGCTCGGTGGATGAGGATTTTGCGGTAGAAAGTTTGGCCGGAGATATTATTCTCCTAGGAACGTCGTCTTGGAGGATTCGCGGGATTGAGACGGGACGGGTCAGGGTGGAGGATGCGCATGGGGCTCCTCCCAATATTCCCTTTTGGCGTGGTGAGGCTCCTTCACGTACCAAAGAGCTGTCGAATGAGGTGGCGCGACTTCGGGAGCGGGTCAGCCGGTCCCTCGAAGAATCGAGCAATAGTGTGCAGGCCAAAACTATTCTGCAGGCTGAATGTGGAGTCGATGAAGCCGGAGCGGATCAGATCGTGGCCTATGTTCAAGATGGCAAGCAAGTGCTGGGGGCGGTTCCAACGCAAGAGCGGATTATTGCCGAACGCTTTTTTGATGAAGCCGGTGGCATGCAGCTCGTCATTCACTCCCCCTACGGCGGACGTGTGAATCGAGCCTGGGGGTTGGCTCTCCGCAAGAGGTTCTGCCTGAATTTCGACTTTGAGTTGCAAGCTGCGGCCACTGATGAAGGGTTGGTTCTCTCGCTGGGTGAAAAACACAGTTTTCCGCTGGATGCCATCTTTTCGTTCTTGAATTCCCAAACGGTGCGGGATGTTCTCATTCAGGCTGTATTAGCTTCACCGCTGTTTATCACTCGTTGGCGATGGAACATCTCACGGTCCCTGGCTCTGTTGCGCTTTCAAAAAGGCAAGAAGGTGCCTCTGCATATTCAGCGTATGCGAGCGGAGGATTTATTGGGTGCGGTATTTCCGATGGCCACGGCATGCCAAGATAACCATGTGGGAGACGTGCCGATTCCCGACCATCCCTTGGTTCAAGAGACTGTGCGCGATTGTCTCACAGAAGCCATGGATATCGATGGCTTGATTCGCCTGCTGCAGCGCATGGAGTCTGGTGAGGTGCAATGCGTCGCCATAGAGTCTCCGGCTCCCTCGCCGTTCGCCCATGAAATTTTGAATGCGAATCCCTATGCGTTTTTGGATGATGCCCCACTGGAAGAACGGCGGGCTCGAGCAGTGAATCTGCGGCAAGTTCTTCCCTCTGATATTGGCGGAACATTGGGCTCTCTTGATCCGAAAGCCATCGCTGCAGTCATCGAAGAGGCATGGCCAATGGTTCGTGATGCTGATGAACTTCATGAAGTACTTCATCTTTTGGTGTGGGTGCCTGAAGAGATGAGCGCCTCCTGGAAGCCGTACCTTCATGAATTGCTGGAATCAAAGCGTGCGTTGATCGTAGGAATCAAGAGTGAGCAGAATGATGAAATCCCCTTACGCAGAGGGTGGGTCACAACCGAACAGTTTTCAGCGGTTCAAGCAGTTTTTCCTTCTGTCGAAATTCTCGCCCCTGAGCAATTGGAACTTCTTCCGGTTGTTGCCGACGTGCCTACGATCGAGGAAGCGAACGCCGTCCTGCATATTGTGCAAGGATGGATGGAATCTTGTGGGCCAGTGACCGTGCGAGAGCTGTCAAGCGCGTTGTATCTTCCTCAGTCGGCAGTCAGGCAAGCGTTGCTGCATCTAGAAGGGCAAGGGCAAGTTTTGCGTGGACAGTACCGTTCGGAAATGTCTTCTTTCCCATTCAACGGAGACTCAAGCATAGCGGGATTTGAAGAAAGTCATGGAAAGCTTGAAGAATGGTGTGGCCGGCGGTTGCTTGCCCGAATTCACCGGAAGACAGTCAGCTCGCTCCGAAAGGAGATCGAACCGGTTTCCGCGGCAGACTTCATGCGGTTTCTGTTCCGTTGGCAGCATCGTGCGCCTGGTTCACAATTACATGGAGAGCCGGGGTTACAGGAAGTCATCACTCAACTTGCGGGTTTTGAAACGGCCGCATCTTCTTGGGAACCTTCAATTTTGAAGGAGCGCGTTTCGAACTACAAACCGGAACTTTTAGATATGTTGTGTCTGCGAGGGACCGTTGCCTGGGGAAGGCTGACGCCGCCGTACAAGGCACCAAATACTTCACCTGAAAGTCGAAAAAAAGATGAGAACGCGTTGTTTCAGGTTGAGGCTCGACGATCAGTCCCCCGTCGTATCAGCCCCACAAGTCTTGCGCCGATCAGTTTCTTTCTCCGAGAAGACCTTGCGTGGCACCTCGCGTTGAATCGTCACAGGTTACATAATGCCAACTCTGGTCTACGGCAGATCTTGAGCTCAGTGGCCCAAGATGTTCTCCAGTGCATGGAATCCCGAGGGGCATCATTTTTTACGGATCTGACGGGGACAACCGGACATCTGGCCTCAGAGGTTGAACAAGCACTCTGGGAGCTTGTGGCTGTCGGGTTAGTGACCTCTGACGGTTTTGACAACCTTCGCGCACTGCTCAACCCAAAGCGGCGCAATGCCTATGGCAAGGAACGGAAGCAGCGGCCTCGTCACAGCGCGGGGCGGTGGGATCTTTTACTGCCATCGCGTCGTCCTCCAGAAGAGTCATTCACGACCGATCAGATCCATGAAAAATGGGCTAAGCAGTTGCTCATTCGTTATGGCGTGGTCTTTCGTGATGTGTTGAAACGGGAATCGTCTGCGATGACTTGGCGTGAGCTTCTTATTCAATTTCGCCGGTTGGAGTGGCGAGGTGAGATCCGGGGAGGGCGATTTGTGAATGGATTTACGGGAGAGCAATATGCGTTGCCCGAAGCCGTTGAATCACTCCGTGCCGTCAGGCGTGACCCGCGGTCCAGTGCACAGGACATTCATATTTCCGCCGCTGATCCCCTCAACCTCGTTGGGATCATTCTTCCCGGAGAGAAAGTGCCGGCCAATACTTCCAAAGTCATCTGTTTCCGAAATGGTGTGCCTGTGAGTGATGATCGATCGGTCGTGGCGTTGGGATAA